Genomic DNA from Bacteroidota bacterium:
AATTTTTTCTCTTTTTAATTCAGGGTAATAAGATAATGCTAAAAGACAAGCTGATTCAAATTTTTCAGGCATCATCTTATTATCGTAAAATTCTTCCTTAAGGCATGCTGTAGATTGCTTACATTCTTCTATTGTGAATTTCTCTCTTGGGGTTTGTCCGGAAGTATCCTTATTTGTTGCAAATAAGGTAATAAATAAAACCAGGAATAACTTTAGGGAATTTTGCAAGCACATAGACCTATAAACGGACTTGTTAAAAAAATGTTACATTTTTTAGCATGAAAAAAATTGGAGAAACCATTGGCAACAAACAGCCTTAGAAGTTTCTGAACCTTCCAAAAACCCCGAGAGGAAGCTTAACCCCAGAAGTTGCATTTAAAAACAATTCACCTGTTTTTAAATCTGTGGATTTTTTAACTGCATGGGACAATAAATTTTCAATAATAAGGGAAGAAAAACCAAGTGAATAAGTATTCAGTACAAGAAAATGATTTTGTTCATCCAAAAGGTTTAAAACCTCTTTTATCATCTCGTTAATATTGTCCTCCAGAATCCATTTTTCTCCTGTTGGCCCGTGTCCAAAAGCAGGGGGATCTAATATAATTCCATTGTATTTATTGCCTCTTTTCACTTCTCTTTTTACAAATTTTAATGCATCTTCAACAACCCATCTTATATCTGAAAGTGATGATAGTTCCATGTTTTCCCTTGCCCATGAAACAACTTGTTTAATTGAATCCACATGAACTACATCTGCTCCTGCTGCCTTTGCAGCAAGGGATGCACCACCAGTATAGGCAAAAAGGTTTAAAAATTTTGGCTGCTTTTGAGGCATATCCTTAATTGCAGAATAAATGTAATCCCAATTGGAGGCCTGTTCAGGAAATATTCCAACATGTTTAAAGGAAGTTAATCCCAGGCGAAAACGGATGTCCACTTTTTCTGAATTATCTTTCAAATTGTATTGAAGGTTCCACCTATCGGGCATTTCTTTTAATTTTTGCCAATTTCCTGAGGAACTGGATTTGGCCACAAACTTCACATGTGCTTTTTGCTCCCATTCTCTATGGGATAATTTCTTGTCCCATACGGCTTGGGGCTCGGGCCTAATGGTAATATATTTGCCAAAACGTTCGAGCTTTTCAAACATTCCGCAATCTATTAATTCGTAATCATTAAAATTCTGAGGGGTAAGCAGTTCCATAATCAATTTATCAATTCCTTCATGCAGCTATTTTCTAATGGCCGAATTGATTACTTTTAAATTAAAATAATCTATTTTTGCGGCTTCAAAATTACAATTAAAAAAGTAAATGCATGGAATTGAAAACCAAGAATACCATTATTTTTAAATAAAAGGTAGATTTTTTATTTTCAAACCAGCTCAATACATTGAATATCTATTATTAAAAACCAAAAAATGGAAAACAGAAGAGTAAGAGTGAGATTTGCACCAAGTCCAACCGGGCCATTGCACATGGGAGGCGTGAGAACAGCCTTATACAATTATTTGTTTGCAAAAAAACATGGAGGAGATTTTCTTTTAAGGATTGAGGATACGGATCAAAACCGTTTTGTTCCGGGTGCTGAGCAGTATATTATTGAATCTTTAAAGTGGTGTAATATTTTTCCTGATGAGGGAGTGGGTTTTGCTGAAGGGGATTGCGGTCCTTACCGTCAATCAGAGCGCAAGCCCATGTACCGGGAGTATGCGGAGAAACTTATTTTAAGCGGCAATGCTTATTATGCTTTCGATACCACAGAAGATCTTGAGGAAATGCGAACAAGACTTTCTGCTGCTGGAGTTTCCTCTCCACAATACAATGCCATTACCAGGCAATCTATGAAAAATTCCTTAACCTTTTCTGAGGATGAAGTAAACAAAAGACTTCAGGAAGGCCAGGCTTATGTAATCAGGATGAAAATCCCAAGAAATGAAGAAATAAAACTTCTGGATATAATACGTGGATGGGTTGTGGTGCATAGTTCACAAATGGATGATAAGGTTTTATTTAAATCTGATGGCATGCCTACTTACCATTTGGCAAATGTTGTAGATGATTATTTAATGAGCATAACGCATGTTATCAGGGGAGAAGAATGGCTTCCATCAGCCCCATTGCATGTGCTTTTATACAGGTATTTGGGATGGGAAGAAAAAATGCCGCAGTTTGCCCACCTTCCACTTTTGTTAAAACCAGATGGAAATGGGAAGTTAAGCAAAAGAGATGGAGACAGATTAGGCTTTCCAGTTTTTCCTATTGAATGGTACGACCAGGCATCTGAGGAAACATATTCAGGATACCGTGAAAAAGGAT
This window encodes:
- a CDS encoding class I SAM-dependent methyltransferase; translated protein: MELLTPQNFNDYELIDCGMFEKLERFGKYITIRPEPQAVWDKKLSHREWEQKAHVKFVAKSSSSGNWQKLKEMPDRWNLQYNLKDNSEKVDIRFRLGLTSFKHVGIFPEQASNWDYIYSAIKDMPQKQPKFLNLFAYTGGASLAAKAAGADVVHVDSIKQVVSWARENMELSSLSDIRWVVEDALKFVKREVKRGNKYNGIILDPPAFGHGPTGEKWILEDNINEMIKEVLNLLDEQNHFLVLNTYSLGFSSLIIENLLSHAVKKSTDLKTGELFLNATSGVKLPLGVFGRFRNF
- a CDS encoding glutamate--tRNA ligase, encoding MENRRVRVRFAPSPTGPLHMGGVRTALYNYLFAKKHGGDFLLRIEDTDQNRFVPGAEQYIIESLKWCNIFPDEGVGFAEGDCGPYRQSERKPMYREYAEKLILSGNAYYAFDTTEDLEEMRTRLSAAGVSSPQYNAITRQSMKNSLTFSEDEVNKRLQEGQAYVIRMKIPRNEEIKLLDIIRGWVVVHSSQMDDKVLFKSDGMPTYHLANVVDDYLMSITHVIRGEEWLPSAPLHVLLYRYLGWEEKMPQFAHLPLLLKPDGNGKLSKRDGDRLGFPVFPIEWYDQASEETYSGYREKGFFPQAFVNMLSLLGWNPGTTQEIFSMQELIDAFSLERVNKSGAKFDFEKTKWFNQQYLRMESNESLAEKLKPIILENGIAPKDEFIAKVCGLMKERATFVKDIWNEGQYFFTAPKEYDREVRIKKWKPDTSVLLIEWKNILMVLADFSPLSIEQAFKDFLEVKKVGMGAVLLPFRLTVTGAGAGPSMFDISALLGREEVVARIEKAVEVIELQ